Proteins encoded by one window of Streptomyces uncialis:
- a CDS encoding DUF6281 family protein — MAAMMMLAAACTSESSGDGDGRAESCAYRVLYQDRTYRDVANVEFTAGRRLGSATVPVCEDTGDRDKAEEPGETTTAYAVDGISPDVAVAVGDSPGDAALVAAYSGDKLPPEIQKLIDGP; from the coding sequence ATGGCAGCGATGATGATGCTGGCTGCGGCCTGCACATCGGAGAGCAGCGGTGACGGAGACGGGCGGGCGGAATCCTGCGCCTACCGTGTCCTCTACCAGGACCGCACCTACAGGGACGTCGCGAACGTGGAGTTCACGGCGGGAAGAAGGCTCGGTTCCGCCACCGTCCCGGTGTGTGAGGACACAGGTGACCGGGACAAGGCCGAGGAACCGGGGGAGACGACGACCGCCTACGCGGTGGACGGCATCTCTCCCGACGTGGCCGTCGCCGTCGGTGACAGCCCCGGCGACGCCGCCCTCGTGGCCGCCTACTCAGGCGACAAGCTCCCCCCGGAGATACAGAAACTGATCGACGGGCCCTGA
- the gvpO gene encoding gas vesicle protein GvpO, which yields MTKESENSKDAAGEGPPIRAAGVIRAAMEQLAELLAQPTEAVTACERDAEGTWRVTVEVLELPRIPDTMSLLSSYEVELDGRGDLIAYRRTRRYERGRADRR from the coding sequence ATGACAAAGGAATCCGAGAACAGCAAGGACGCGGCCGGGGAAGGGCCGCCGATCAGGGCCGCCGGAGTGATCCGCGCGGCGATGGAACAACTGGCGGAGCTGCTGGCGCAGCCCACCGAGGCGGTCACCGCGTGCGAGCGGGACGCCGAAGGGACCTGGCGGGTGACCGTCGAGGTCCTCGAACTGCCGCGCATCCCCGACACGATGAGCCTGCTGTCCTCGTACGAGGTGGAGCTGGACGGCCGTGGGGATCTGATCGCCTACCGGCGGACCCGGCGCTACGAGCGAGGCCGGGCGGACCGCCGCTGA
- a CDS encoding GvpL/GvpF family gas vesicle protein translates to MSTYVYGVTRAAQPLPSGLEGIGKPALPVRTVLSGALCALVSDAPQELKPRRRDLLAHQRVVTGAAADGPVLPFRFGGVSPDDDTVAAVLDEHQAHYLRRLELLEGKDEFNVKVDHDEETVLRVVLESDPELRARHLANRASGGGDQAEKLAFGELVARAVAQREGQDAAFVEQTLSPWAAGTRQGPPGSGRLANLSFLVERERREEFLAAVHRLSEEHAHLLVQVAGPLPAYSFTEEG, encoded by the coding sequence ATGAGTACCTATGTCTACGGCGTCACCCGCGCCGCGCAACCCCTTCCCTCCGGACTGGAGGGCATCGGCAAGCCCGCGCTGCCCGTCAGGACCGTACTCAGTGGCGCGCTGTGCGCCCTGGTCAGCGACGCGCCGCAGGAACTGAAGCCCAGGCGGCGCGATCTGCTGGCCCATCAGCGGGTGGTCACCGGAGCAGCGGCCGACGGACCGGTGCTGCCCTTCCGGTTCGGCGGGGTGTCCCCGGACGACGACACCGTCGCCGCCGTCCTCGACGAGCACCAGGCCCACTATCTGCGCCGTCTGGAACTCCTGGAGGGCAAGGACGAGTTCAACGTCAAGGTCGACCATGACGAGGAGACCGTCCTGCGCGTGGTCCTCGAAAGCGACCCGGAGCTGCGGGCCCGGCACCTCGCCAACCGCGCCTCCGGAGGCGGCGACCAGGCGGAGAAGCTGGCCTTCGGCGAACTGGTGGCGCGGGCGGTCGCGCAGCGCGAGGGTCAGGACGCGGCCTTCGTGGAACAGACACTGTCCCCCTGGGCCGCCGGAACACGTCAGGGGCCGCCGGGCAGCGGCCGGCTCGCCAATCTCTCGTTCCTGGTGGAGCGGGAGCGCAGGGAGGAGTTCCTGGCCGCGGTGCACCGCCTCAGCGAGGAGCACGCGCACCTGCTGGTGCAGGTGGCGGGACCCCTGCCCGCGTACAGCTTCACCGAGGAGGGATGA
- a CDS encoding GvpL/GvpF family gas vesicle protein, which translates to MSHENLLYVYAVVPSDAAALEPLGSPPLTDGVVDGLRLVGHQGLTAVVRPVDSREFDEAPLRAHLEDLDWVAAVAGEHHTVVEAVGHRTTTVPLRLATVCRGEAGVRRLLDNGRHRLHEALERVAGHEEWGVKLYADPASPPPAPGPSASPPPAPDRTASTGRDFLRRRLESRKAREGDAVRASGSADGLHTLLSAHATGAVLHPPQQARLSHAPGRNVLNAAYLVPVGRRRTFLDAVPDRDTPFEGLRVVVTGPWVPYSFTQGGPEPAQGDPGATRTGPEVTQGDPEVAPGPGASR; encoded by the coding sequence ATGAGCCACGAGAACCTGCTGTACGTGTACGCCGTCGTCCCGTCGGACGCCGCGGCCCTGGAGCCCCTGGGCTCCCCGCCGCTCACCGACGGGGTCGTGGACGGGCTCCGGCTCGTCGGGCACCAGGGGCTCACGGCTGTCGTCCGGCCGGTCGACAGCCGTGAGTTCGACGAGGCGCCGCTGCGCGCACACCTGGAGGACCTGGACTGGGTCGCCGCGGTGGCGGGCGAGCACCACACGGTCGTGGAGGCGGTCGGACACCGCACCACGACGGTTCCGCTGCGGCTGGCCACCGTCTGCCGCGGTGAGGCCGGGGTACGGCGACTGCTGGACAACGGACGCCATCGGCTCCACGAAGCACTCGAACGGGTCGCCGGACACGAGGAATGGGGCGTCAAGCTGTACGCCGACCCCGCGTCGCCGCCGCCCGCACCGGGTCCGTCCGCCTCGCCCCCGCCCGCACCGGACCGGACCGCCTCCACCGGACGTGACTTCCTGCGCCGCAGACTGGAGAGCCGCAAGGCCCGGGAGGGCGACGCGGTCCGGGCCTCCGGCAGCGCCGACGGCCTGCACACCCTGCTGTCCGCCCACGCCACCGGCGCGGTGCTCCACCCGCCCCAACAGGCACGGCTCTCGCACGCCCCCGGCCGCAATGTGCTCAACGCCGCCTACCTCGTGCCCGTCGGCCGGCGCCGTACGTTCCTGGACGCCGTGCCGGACCGCGACACGCCCTTCGAGGGGCTGCGCGTGGTGGTGACGGGGCCCTGGGTGCCGTACTCGTTCACCCAGGGCGGCCCCGAACCGGCCCAGGGTGACCCCGGGGCCACCCGGACCGGCCCCGAGGTCACCCAGGGCGACCCCGAGGTCGCCCCCGGCCCCGGTGCGTCCCGGTGA
- a CDS encoding gas vesicle protein K, translated as MTRTRVELEPDTVERDLARLVLTVIELLRELMERQALRRVESGDLTEEQEERLGTTLMLLEDRMGVLRDRFGLEPEDLNIDLGPLGKLL; from the coding sequence ATGACCCGGACCCGGGTGGAACTCGAACCGGACACCGTGGAACGGGACCTGGCGCGGCTGGTCCTGACCGTCATCGAGCTGCTGCGCGAGCTGATGGAACGCCAGGCGCTGCGCAGGGTCGAGTCCGGTGATCTCACGGAGGAGCAGGAGGAGCGGCTGGGGACGACCCTCATGCTCCTGGAGGACCGGATGGGAGTGCTCCGGGACCGATTCGGACTGGAGCCGGAGGACCTCAACATCGACCTCGGACCGCTGGGCAAGCTGCTGTGA
- a CDS encoding matrixin family metalloprotease, whose amino-acid sequence MAFALATSLSAVGSSANATVPGPAVCELVEGELTIYDLPAGSSVILCGAVGRVVTHDGTGVTVPEPGMAVTIDMLTTDGASHGFTVEVGTGGTVSYDLGDAVIDASTDGNDRPGSASPDPATGVPAEPDTIVEPTDTAEGAEVADVDAAAAPSACSDGAYSTADRKEYGTYTWYVGDGGMPGGLSRDNAKWAFMDAINNITDSYNNCGYSDTVGAKQNYLADTSREAGINNSGRCTGQDELSVWDAGDLKNGVVATTCSYTWAMPGVKNDLREADVRFNTHDYDFTNKPTSSCSNKYDIRSVGTHEAGHVFGLGHVGSGHSNLTMYTNSFTCKTIARTLGKGDVLALRSIYEEEQ is encoded by the coding sequence ATGGCCTTCGCTCTCGCGACATCGCTTTCGGCGGTGGGCAGCTCGGCGAACGCGACCGTACCGGGGCCGGCTGTCTGCGAGCTCGTCGAGGGCGAGCTCACCATCTACGACCTGCCCGCCGGCTCGTCCGTGATCCTGTGCGGTGCGGTCGGACGTGTGGTGACTCACGACGGCACGGGGGTGACGGTGCCCGAACCCGGTATGGCCGTCACCATTGACATGCTGACCACGGACGGCGCGTCGCACGGGTTCACGGTGGAGGTCGGCACCGGCGGCACGGTCTCCTACGACCTCGGTGACGCTGTGATCGACGCCTCGACGGACGGAAATGACCGCCCCGGCTCCGCCAGCCCTGACCCGGCGACCGGAGTGCCCGCAGAACCGGACACCATCGTCGAGCCCACCGACACCGCGGAGGGCGCCGAAGTGGCAGATGTCGACGCTGCCGCTGCACCTTCGGCGTGCAGCGACGGCGCGTACTCGACGGCTGACCGCAAGGAGTACGGCACCTACACCTGGTACGTCGGTGACGGCGGAATGCCCGGCGGGCTGTCCCGTGACAACGCCAAATGGGCGTTCATGGACGCGATCAACAACATCACCGACAGCTACAACAACTGCGGGTACAGCGACACGGTAGGCGCCAAGCAGAACTACCTGGCCGATACCAGCCGTGAGGCGGGCATCAACAACAGCGGCCGGTGCACCGGCCAGGACGAACTGAGCGTGTGGGACGCAGGCGACCTCAAGAACGGCGTCGTCGCGACGACCTGCTCATACACCTGGGCCATGCCCGGGGTGAAGAATGATCTGCGTGAGGCCGACGTCCGTTTCAATACCCACGACTACGACTTCACGAACAAGCCGACCAGCAGCTGCTCGAACAAATATGACATCCGCTCCGTCGGTACTCATGAGGCCGGGCACGTCTTCGGGCTGGGACACGTGGGCTCGGGACATTCGAACCTCACCATGTACACGAACTCGTTCACGTGCAAGACGATCGCCAGGACCCTCGGCAAGGGAGACGTCCTGGCCCTCCGCAGCATCTACGAGGAGGAACAATGA
- a CDS encoding winged helix-turn-helix transcriptional regulator: MPRQPHAAPGRPRRSYDQYCAAARALDAVGDRWTLLIARELLAGPRRYTDLHADLPGVSTDMLATRLRDMERDGLAERRRLPAPASATVYTLTGRGAALLPVLDALADWGAAALTGPGPTDAVRAHWFALPLRRRLAELGAEGLVEVRLDEGTAFHVHLGDTAGDHPAAPYAEGPAPRDPDALLSLSMATCAAVARAELTLVEAVREGHARVSGDGRLAKLLRAD; encoded by the coding sequence ATGCCACGTCAGCCGCATGCCGCGCCGGGCCGTCCCCGCCGCAGCTACGACCAGTACTGCGCCGCCGCCCGCGCCCTGGACGCCGTGGGCGACCGCTGGACCCTGCTGATCGCCCGGGAACTGCTCGCCGGACCCCGCCGCTACACCGATCTGCACGCCGACCTGCCCGGCGTCAGCACCGACATGCTGGCGACCCGCCTCAGGGACATGGAACGCGACGGCCTCGCCGAACGCCGCAGACTCCCCGCGCCCGCCTCCGCCACCGTCTACACACTCACCGGACGCGGCGCCGCCCTGCTCCCGGTCCTCGACGCGCTCGCCGACTGGGGCGCTGCCGCGCTCACCGGCCCCGGCCCCACCGACGCCGTACGCGCCCACTGGTTCGCCCTCCCGCTGCGCCGCCGCCTCGCCGAACTCGGCGCCGAGGGACTGGTGGAGGTACGCCTCGACGAGGGCACCGCCTTCCACGTCCACCTCGGGGACACCGCCGGGGACCACCCCGCCGCGCCCTACGCCGAGGGCCCGGCCCCCCGTGACCCGGACGCCCTGCTGTCCCTCTCCATGGCCACCTGCGCGGCGGTCGCCCGCGCCGAACTGACCCTGGTGGAAGCGGTACGCGAGGGCCACGCGCGCGTGAGCGGCGACGGACGGCTCGCGAAGCTGCTGCGCGCCGACTGA
- a CDS encoding alpha/beta hydrolase family protein yields the protein MTRIRRGAVAALLLLALPLTLAGPATAAPSAGAARTAPVPPLELPAPTGKHAVGTSTFQLKDRSRTDHWVPSSGARKLLVSMHYPAREGTGKPAARPYMSAEESRLLLTRTGMGQLIPAEHADKVAATRTHARDRAVPARGKHPLVVLSPGFSLPRTSLTLLAEELASRGYVVASVDHPYESEATAYPGQGVLPCTSCRTLEQAGDIRAYAAVSVGRAKDVSFLLDRLTDNRPPWRHARMIDDRRIGMAGHSIGGNSAAQTMATDPRVRAGVNMDGSFIQEVPATGIGNRPFMLLGEGHDQAKDEFWSWHSNWPRLDGWKRWLTVGGSHHLSFVDGPALADGIPGAPQNPALSGKRSAEITRGYVTAFFDQHLRGIARPVLDGPTPGNPEVVFHQR from the coding sequence ATGACAAGAATCCGCCGCGGCGCAGTCGCCGCCCTGCTTCTGCTCGCCCTGCCGCTGACTCTCGCGGGCCCCGCCACCGCGGCCCCGTCCGCCGGGGCCGCGCGCACCGCCCCCGTCCCCCCGCTGGAGCTGCCCGCGCCCACCGGGAAGCATGCCGTGGGGACCAGTACCTTCCAGTTGAAGGACCGCAGCCGCACCGACCACTGGGTGCCGTCCTCCGGGGCGCGCAAGCTGCTCGTGTCCATGCACTATCCGGCGCGCGAGGGCACCGGGAAGCCCGCCGCCAGGCCGTACATGAGCGCGGAGGAGTCCCGGCTGCTGCTGACCCGGACGGGGATGGGTCAGCTGATACCCGCCGAGCACGCGGACAAGGTCGCCGCCACCCGTACCCACGCACGGGACCGGGCCGTCCCCGCGCGCGGGAAGCATCCGCTCGTGGTGCTGTCCCCCGGGTTCTCGCTGCCCAGGACGTCACTGACGCTGCTGGCCGAGGAACTGGCCAGCCGGGGCTACGTGGTGGCGTCCGTCGACCACCCCTACGAGTCCGAGGCCACCGCCTATCCGGGCCAGGGCGTCCTGCCCTGCACGTCCTGCCGCACCCTGGAGCAGGCGGGCGACATCCGGGCGTACGCCGCGGTGTCGGTCGGGCGGGCGAAGGACGTGTCCTTCCTGCTCGACCGGCTGACGGACAACCGGCCGCCCTGGCGGCACGCCCGGATGATCGACGACCGGCGGATCGGCATGGCCGGGCACTCCATCGGCGGGAACAGCGCCGCGCAGACCATGGCGACCGACCCGCGGGTCCGGGCCGGGGTGAACATGGACGGCAGCTTCATCCAGGAGGTACCGGCGACGGGGATCGGGAACCGCCCCTTCATGCTCCTCGGTGAAGGGCACGACCAGGCCAAGGACGAGTTCTGGAGCTGGCACTCCAACTGGCCCCGGCTGGACGGCTGGAAGCGCTGGCTCACCGTCGGCGGAAGCCACCATCTGAGCTTTGTCGACGGACCCGCGCTCGCCGACGGAATACCGGGCGCGCCGCAGAACCCCGCGCTCTCGGGCAAGCGTTCCGCCGAGATCACCCGGGGGTATGTGACGGCGTTCTTCGACCAGCATCTGCGGGGCATCGCACGGCCGGTGCTCGACGGACCCACCCCGGGCAATCCCGAGGTCGTCTTCCACCAGCGCTGA
- a CDS encoding gas vesicle protein, giving the protein MNGRPETALVDLLDRLLAGGVVLAGDITLGIADIDLVRVDLKALISSIDDTVPSPWEQVTR; this is encoded by the coding sequence GTGAACGGGCGCCCGGAGACGGCCCTGGTCGACCTGCTGGACCGGCTGCTGGCGGGCGGGGTCGTCCTCGCCGGGGACATCACCCTGGGGATCGCCGACATCGACCTCGTCCGCGTCGACCTCAAGGCGCTGATCAGCTCGATCGACGACACCGTGCCGTCCCCGTGGGAGCAGGTGACACGATGA
- a CDS encoding MFS transporter gives MTRTDTSPRPPAAETRFPIAGLLALAATGFITLLTETMPAGMLSQMSRDLEVSEAAAGQSVTVFAIGAILAAVPLTRATIGWRRKHLLLFAISGFAIANTVTAFSDSFALTLAARFLGGIVGGMLWALLAGYARRMVPAHQRGKAMAIAMAGGTVALSVGVPAAAFLAKAVEWRFAFGIITLVTLALLVWVIASVPNFPGQSKGARLPLLHTFRLPGVAPILVVTLTFVFAHNILFTYIAPFLAPLGMAGQVDSVLLTFGLVSLVSIWLTGVLIDRHLRTLMILACTLLATAALILSVFSSTSALVYASAALWGLAYGGASTLLQTAIADAAGAAGDVAQALLTTCWNIGIAAGGIIGGITLNVLGPPSLGWITLALLLPTLAIVIGTRRHGFTSRTFEHETTSAPDA, from the coding sequence ATGACACGAACGGATACATCACCACGCCCTCCGGCCGCTGAGACGCGGTTCCCCATCGCGGGTCTGCTGGCGCTGGCTGCCACAGGGTTCATCACGCTCCTGACCGAGACGATGCCCGCCGGGATGCTGTCGCAGATGAGCCGCGACCTGGAAGTGAGTGAGGCGGCTGCGGGGCAGAGCGTCACGGTCTTCGCGATCGGGGCGATTCTCGCGGCGGTCCCTCTGACGAGAGCTACGATCGGCTGGCGACGCAAGCACCTGCTGCTGTTCGCGATCTCGGGGTTCGCGATCGCCAACACTGTCACCGCCTTCTCCGACAGTTTCGCGCTCACCCTGGCCGCGCGGTTCCTCGGCGGCATCGTCGGCGGCATGCTCTGGGCGCTCCTTGCCGGATACGCTCGGCGGATGGTTCCCGCGCACCAGCGCGGCAAGGCCATGGCCATCGCCATGGCGGGCGGGACCGTCGCACTGTCCGTCGGGGTCCCCGCAGCAGCGTTCCTCGCCAAGGCCGTCGAATGGCGATTCGCATTCGGGATCATCACGCTGGTGACTCTCGCACTGCTCGTATGGGTGATCGCCAGCGTTCCGAACTTCCCCGGCCAATCCAAGGGCGCACGACTGCCGCTGCTCCACACGTTCCGCCTGCCCGGGGTCGCCCCGATCCTCGTCGTGACGTTGACGTTCGTGTTCGCGCACAACATCCTCTTCACCTACATCGCCCCATTCCTGGCCCCGCTCGGCATGGCAGGTCAGGTCGATTCGGTGCTACTCACCTTCGGTCTGGTCTCACTCGTGAGCATCTGGCTCACCGGCGTACTCATCGACCGGCACCTGCGCACGCTCATGATTCTCGCCTGCACGCTCCTGGCAACAGCCGCTCTCATCCTGAGTGTTTTCTCCAGCACCTCCGCCCTCGTGTACGCCAGCGCAGCCCTGTGGGGACTCGCGTACGGCGGTGCCTCAACCCTGCTGCAAACCGCGATCGCTGACGCCGCGGGGGCGGCAGGCGACGTCGCACAAGCACTCCTCACCACATGCTGGAACATCGGGATCGCCGCAGGCGGGATCATCGGCGGTATCACCCTCAACGTGCTGGGACCTCCCTCCCTGGGCTGGATCACACTCGCGCTCCTGCTCCCCACACTCGCCATCGTCATCGGCACACGTCGACACGGATTCACCAGCCGCACATTCGAACACGAGACCACCTCCGCACCGGATGCGTGA
- a CDS encoding gas vesicle protein GvpG, whose product MGLLSEVLLLPAAPVRGTAWVLRQVVTEAERQYYDPATVQRELAHLVAAYEAGEMTEDEFEAREDELLDRLAAGSGP is encoded by the coding sequence ATGGGGCTGCTCAGCGAGGTGCTTCTGCTGCCCGCCGCGCCGGTCCGCGGCACGGCGTGGGTGCTGCGGCAGGTCGTGACGGAGGCGGAACGGCAGTACTACGACCCGGCCACGGTCCAGCGTGAACTGGCGCACCTCGTCGCCGCGTACGAGGCGGGCGAGATGACCGAGGACGAGTTCGAGGCGCGCGAGGACGAGCTGCTGGACCGGCTGGCCGCCGGGAGCGGACCGTGA
- a CDS encoding gas vesicle protein, translated as MTTPSNLPRPFDDHSGANLADILERVLDKGVVIAGDIRINLLDIELLTIKLRLVVASVERAKEMGIDWWEQDPALSSRARQGELDRENEDLRRRVAELEAEARP; from the coding sequence ATGACGACGCCCTCGAACCTGCCCCGCCCCTTCGACGACCACTCGGGTGCCAACCTCGCGGACATCCTCGAACGCGTCCTCGACAAAGGCGTCGTCATCGCCGGGGACATCCGTATCAACCTCCTCGACATCGAACTCCTCACGATCAAGCTGCGCCTGGTGGTCGCCTCCGTCGAACGGGCCAAGGAGATGGGCATCGACTGGTGGGAGCAGGATCCCGCGCTCTCGTCCCGCGCCCGGCAGGGCGAACTGGACCGCGAGAACGAGGACCTGCGCCGACGCGTGGCCGAACTGGAAGCCGAGGCCCGGCCATGA
- a CDS encoding DUF5133 domain-containing protein, translated as MLSSRTEEDVMLMAHRETLTGLVREYEELSRTAAACRTPDMLRRLDDVAYTLCVSTGTRDADDALLAARHQLRDAHPGGGSTRVG; from the coding sequence ATGCTGTCGTCGCGTACGGAGGAGGACGTCATGCTGATGGCTCACCGCGAGACGCTCACCGGACTGGTCCGCGAGTACGAGGAACTGTCCCGCACCGCCGCGGCATGCCGCACTCCGGACATGCTGCGGCGGCTGGACGACGTCGCCTACACCCTGTGCGTGTCCACCGGCACCCGCGATGCCGACGACGCACTCCTGGCCGCCCGTCACCAACTCCGCGACGCCCACCCCGGGGGCGGTTCCACGCGCGTCGGCTGA
- a CDS encoding gas vesicle structural protein GvpA — protein MTVVPAQTAPAASGGGSSGLYDVLELVLDRGLVIDAFVRVSLVGIEILKIDIRVVVASVDTYLRFAEACNRLDLEAGPRKNPGLPELVGEATESGAKQKTKGALSGAAQSISDAFHDARGDGSEEKSESKPRRRTASRSEEKE, from the coding sequence ATGACTGTAGTTCCTGCCCAGACCGCACCCGCTGCCTCCGGCGGCGGTTCCAGCGGCCTGTACGACGTCCTCGAACTGGTACTGGACCGAGGTCTGGTCATCGACGCGTTCGTACGGGTCTCGCTGGTCGGCATCGAGATCCTCAAGATCGACATACGTGTCGTCGTGGCCAGTGTGGACACCTATCTGAGGTTCGCCGAGGCGTGCAACCGGCTCGACCTGGAAGCCGGACCGCGCAAGAACCCCGGCCTGCCCGAACTGGTCGGCGAGGCGACCGAGTCAGGTGCCAAGCAGAAGACGAAAGGAGCCCTGAGCGGCGCCGCGCAGTCGATCTCCGACGCGTTCCACGACGCCCGCGGTGACGGCTCCGAGGAGAAGAGCGAGAGCAAGCCGCGCAGGCGGACCGCCTCCCGGAGCGAGGAGAAGGAATGA
- a CDS encoding MerR family transcriptional regulator: MQIGELSQRTDTPVRMLRYYEEQELIESERLPNGYRHYEDYVVDRVRQVRGLLDVGLPTRIIKQILPCLDSPQAIHLPYVTPDMIATLERERDRMAEKIECLTKNHRAIDDYLHAVSHEIRAS; encoded by the coding sequence ATGCAGATCGGGGAGCTTTCTCAGCGCACGGACACACCGGTGCGGATGCTCCGTTACTACGAGGAACAAGAGTTGATCGAGTCCGAACGGCTCCCTAACGGGTACCGGCACTACGAGGACTACGTTGTCGATCGGGTGCGGCAGGTCCGGGGCTTGCTCGATGTCGGCCTGCCGACGCGGATCATCAAGCAGATCCTTCCTTGCTTGGACAGTCCGCAGGCGATACACCTGCCGTACGTCACCCCGGACATGATTGCGACACTCGAACGCGAACGCGACCGGATGGCAGAGAAGATCGAATGCCTCACGAAGAATCACCGAGCCATCGACGACTATCTCCACGCCGTGAGCCACGAAATCCGAGCTTCCTGA
- a CDS encoding zinc-binding dehydrogenase codes for MPAWARIPDGVTVEQAAALPMAAETAWRALEDLGVQPGELLLVHGAGTTVGEAAVRFALHRGIRVTATAGQTRAAALEEIGAQVTAYGEGMAERVRALSGDRIDRALDAAPTGGRIDRADQPSPAGGSLPTLIELTGDPDRVLTVSDFAAAAELGVRTTTEIRYDQMDEFARLAGEGILVVPVARTYTLDQIQEAAELSRSRRPGGKLMLVL; via the coding sequence ATGCCGGCCTGGGCACGTATCCCCGACGGCGTAACCGTCGAGCAGGCCGCCGCGCTGCCGATGGCGGCCGAGACGGCGTGGCGCGCGCTCGAAGACCTCGGCGTCCAGCCGGGTGAGCTGCTGCTCGTCCACGGCGCGGGCACCACCGTGGGTGAGGCGGCGGTGCGCTTCGCGCTGCACCGGGGTATCCGGGTGACAGCCACCGCCGGGCAGACCCGGGCAGCAGCTCTGGAAGAGATCGGCGCCCAGGTGACCGCCTACGGCGAGGGCATGGCCGAACGCGTCAGAGCACTGTCCGGAGACCGCATCGATCGTGCCCTCGACGCGGCGCCGACCGGCGGCCGGATCGACCGCGCCGACCAGCCCAGCCCGGCCGGCGGTTCACTGCCGACGCTGATCGAGCTGACCGGGGACCCCGACCGTGTCCTCACCGTCTCGGACTTCGCCGCCGCGGCCGAGCTGGGCGTCCGGACCACCACCGAGATCCGCTACGACCAGATGGACGAGTTCGCCCGGCTCGCCGGCGAAGGCATCCTGGTCGTACCGGTCGCACGTACCTACACGCTCGACCAGATCCAGGAAGCGGCCGAGCTCAGCCGGTCCCGCCGACCCGGCGGCAAGCTCATGCTCGTCCTGTGA